Proteins encoded together in one Styela clava chromosome 12, kaStyClav1.hap1.2, whole genome shotgun sequence window:
- the LOC120329429 gene encoding uncharacterized protein LOC120329429 codes for MKLHRKTMLTIVVLVCSLCTLATDALQPAGCKKRFEDFGGIASTFDCPANCDIGSVYVVGGPYYFIPDSLVCAAAIHAAVAPVTGGKVVFRKQTSNPPPLMKATTANGVTTIVPASAPTTTTEFFAFDSSIPSDCAVAAEDIDQEVFVFNCPSGCETNTDIITDVVFDDATSIFAVQSLICVAAIYDGTLTVGSGGAVVVQKQQGILSYGDATSANGVDPGPLNTYDHAFIFSFTIDANCLQTVSNQPSLFVFTCPANCDPSLVDIMGDGIYNEGTPICLAAIHDGQIIAADGGDVIVNKRPGQSGFSGSTRNGVTSIWGGPDDGFDFSDCINGSPTNAPVVACSCYATWFGDACNIKCVEGIYDASNNPACTCNSGWVGPMCNSQYVKFC; via the exons ATGAAACTGCATCGAAAAACAATGTTGACAATTGTTGTTTTGGTTTGCTCATTATGTACTCTGGCAACTGATG ctTTGCAACCAGCAGGATGCAAAAAGAGATTTGAGGATTTTGGGGGAATTGCTTCCACTTTTGATTGCCCCGCAAATTGTGACATCGGATCAGTGTATGTTGTGGGAGGCCCTTATTATTTTATACCAGATTCTCTGGTTTGTGCCGCTGCGATACACGCTGCTGTAGCTCCAG ttaCAGGAGGAAAAGTTGTTTTCCGAAAACAAACGTCAAATCCTCCTCCGCTAATGAAGGCGACGACAGCAAACGGAGTTACTACGATAGTCCCTGCCAGTGCACCAACAACCACCACCGAATTCTTTGCGTTTGATA GTTCAATTCCATCTGATTGTGCAGTTGCAGCAGAAGATATTGATCAGGAAGTTTTTGTATTTAACTGCCCATCTGGTTGCGAAACAAACACTGACATAATAACTGACGTTGTTTTTGATGATGCAACTTCAATATTTGCGGTTCAATCGCTCATTTGTGTTGCTGCAATTTATGACGGAACATTAACag ttgGAAGTGGAGGTGCTGTTGTTGTTCAGAAACAACAAGGGATTTTATCATATGGCGACGCCACAAGTGCTAATGGAGTTGATCCGGGACCGTTAAATACGTATGACCATGCGTTTATATTTTCAT TTACAATAGATGCAAATTGCTTACAAACCGTATCAAATCAACCAAGTCTATTCGTATTCACATGTCCGGCTAACTGCGACCCGAGCTTGGTTGATATCATGGGAGACGGAATCTACAATGAAGGAACACCAATATGCCTTGCAGCTATTCATGATGGACAAATAATTG CTGCTGACGGAGGTGACGTAATTGTGAATAAACGCCCCGGTCAGTCAGGATTTAGTGGAAGCACACGTAATGGTGTCACCAGTATCTGGGGAGGACCAGACGATGGTTTTGATTTTTCCG ACTGCATCAACGGATCTCCTACAAATGCTCCAGTGGTAGCTTGTTCTTGCTATGCGACTTGGTTCGGAGATGCGTGTAATATAA AGTGTGTTGAAGGCATTTACGATGCATCGAATAATCCAGCATGTACCTGCAATTCTGGATGGGTTGGACCTATGTGCAATTCC CAATATGTTAAGTTCTGCTGA